In bacterium, one genomic interval encodes:
- the ybeY gene encoding rRNA maturation RNase YbeY, translating to MRLLIHKEIVTRVPQRAMRELFAVVSGHEAKKNWQAGINLIFTTDRRIQQLNDEYRGKDKPTDVLSFNIDDPASKDATFGEIYISVPTASRQAASLGHSLELEYLRLTCHGLMHLFGYDHQEYREAERMEARERKYLRAIGRIVK from the coding sequence ATGCGGCTGTTGATCCATAAAGAGATTGTCACGCGCGTTCCGCAAAGAGCAATGCGCGAGCTGTTTGCGGTTGTTTCCGGACACGAGGCGAAAAAAAACTGGCAGGCCGGGATAAATCTGATCTTCACGACAGATCGCCGGATCCAACAGCTCAACGATGAGTATCGCGGGAAAGACAAGCCGACCGACGTATTGTCTTTTAATATCGATGATCCGGCATCGAAGGATGCCACGTTTGGTGAAATATATATATCCGTGCCGACCGCGAGCCGTCAGGCCGCGTCATTGGGGCACTCGCTCGAACTGGAGTACCTTCGGCTGACCTGCCATGGCTTGATGCATCTGTTCGGCTATGATCATCAGGAATATCGCGAGGCCGAGCGAATGGAAGCACGGGAACGAAAGTATTTGCGGGCAATCGGGAGAATAGTCAAGTAA
- a CDS encoding HlyC/CorC family transporter → MDIWLYTLFIIWSYLSAYVVSLYSLAVYLDPEEVETLLPHISRRRRQFIIKLAGDPRVLMQIATIYKSFALMLLTLMSALLARVVATKLEISSVYFYVVGLLIVWGLYITFVEYMPRKASRRVLDTTRAPRYLWLVTSIYVVFYPVVAAYRAALKRIKSEEATAEEQKEEIVERAIETLADQAGISETIIEEDEKKMIGQIFLLDQTVVREIMIPRIDIVGIGKEMSFREIQQLIQRDGYSRYPVYDGTIDRVIGILYVKDLFASQPEPGERFDINKYLRQAYFVPESKVIGDLLREFKATKLHIAVVVDEYGGVSGLVTLEDILEEIVGEIQDEHDIEEAQFIPQSDGRYLVDAAMLVEELQEALDTDHEQGDYDTVGGLLYFLIGGVPKQGLTIGWHDLEFEILRLDGQRIKKVRVWRKTQRVNG, encoded by the coding sequence ATGGACATCTGGTTATATACGCTGTTTATCATCTGGTCGTACCTCTCGGCCTACGTGGTTTCACTCTACTCTCTGGCGGTCTATCTTGATCCGGAAGAGGTGGAGACGCTCTTGCCTCACATTTCGCGCCGCCGCCGTCAGTTTATTATCAAACTGGCCGGGGATCCGCGCGTGTTGATGCAGATAGCAACGATCTACAAATCGTTTGCGCTGATGTTACTGACCCTGATGTCGGCACTGTTGGCGCGAGTGGTCGCGACGAAGCTGGAGATATCAAGTGTCTATTTTTACGTCGTGGGACTGCTGATCGTCTGGGGTCTGTATATCACCTTTGTCGAGTATATGCCGCGAAAGGCGAGTCGTCGCGTTTTGGATACGACGCGCGCACCGAGGTATCTCTGGTTGGTCACCTCGATCTATGTCGTGTTTTATCCGGTGGTGGCCGCATATCGAGCAGCGCTCAAGCGGATCAAGTCCGAAGAGGCGACGGCGGAGGAGCAGAAGGAAGAGATCGTCGAGCGAGCAATCGAGACGCTGGCCGATCAGGCAGGGATCAGTGAGACGATCATCGAGGAAGATGAGAAGAAGATGATTGGGCAGATCTTCCTGCTGGACCAGACAGTGGTGCGGGAGATCATGATCCCGCGAATCGATATCGTCGGGATCGGCAAAGAGATGTCCTTCCGCGAGATCCAGCAGTTGATCCAGCGCGATGGTTATTCCCGCTATCCAGTGTATGATGGGACCATCGACCGAGTGATCGGCATCCTGTATGTGAAAGATCTTTTTGCCAGTCAACCGGAGCCGGGAGAGCGGTTCGATATCAATAAGTACCTGCGGCAGGCCTATTTTGTGCCCGAGTCTAAGGTGATCGGCGACCTGCTTCGCGAATTCAAGGCGACCAAGCTGCATATCGCAGTGGTAGTGGATGAATACGGCGGCGTCTCCGGTCTGGTGACGCTCGAAGATATCCTCGAGGAGATCGTCGGGGAGATCCAGGATGAACATGACATTGAGGAAGCGCAGTTCATCCCGCAGTCGGACGGCCGGTATCTGGTGGATGCGGCTATGCTGGTGGAGGAGCTACAGGAAGCGCTGGACACTGACCACGAACAGGGGGATTACGATACGGTGGGAGGCTTGCTCTATTTTCTGATCGGCGGGGTGCCCAAGCAGGGGTTGACGATCGGGTGGCATGACCTTGAGTTTGAGATACTCCGACTGGACGGTCAGAGAATCAAGAAAGTGCGAGTCTGGCGGAAGACTCAACGTGTGAATGGATAG
- a CDS encoding sigma 54-interacting transcriptional regulator → MSLSSQQFVIDNRLLAIEELLRQRKYPAALRECEALDEAIFADSDLETGLLLSLKADCQFSAASYRTAIEYGLRGAKLLADFPVNKRFGRVQLVLSKSYAALGDLKNAEMRARDALASYRRGGDREGQIDALNELARTSFIRCDFHAASDFLADAINMIVDNPRKLAQLTGNLGRIRLLLGQWALAETDLNTALSYNQRHNEEISEALNLLSLGYLQLRRREFVASARLLEKANALIVRLELKRERVIYLEYAGELALERGDTVRAKHLLQEAYQAGRLLAPESSLVTQCARRLAEAELALDNLDEAMKYAQKGLELSLQLGEKGEVAMTRLVIARIFTARQEFGDAVEHVRAAVELARQVGDPMDLAKSLLVYAEVKMAAGSDEHEIIRSSLDEAARIFRKLKLEFWQAETDFRSGMFACQRGDLSRGFRKISRAEKLFMALDDRPKVRAVSQFLHSLTDQAVALAVSEENEFKVFGNLISKPEMRDLKTIQIDDVLKALIRKTNANRSLIFSPDFEGTQVVASWQLAPMQVKKFIDSFQPLLGQEISQLRPTLLLDCRRDPYINGLFPDTPEAIASVIVVPFTMADQCTRYLYIDKLSVDNMLNPFSQAELNFAVGFTDLIAFKSAELQKMKLMEDNRRLKAQLMEKAAFPNIITQNSKMLEMLAQLRQVIDSPISITIEGETGTGKDLVARAIHYNSVRRNKRFISVNCAALPETLLESELFGYKRGAFTGADRDKSGLFEEADGGTFFLDEVADMPLSIQAKVLRVLESKELVRLGETVPRTVDVRIISATNKELKDQMAKGLFRQDLYYRLSALSYHLSPLRERREDIPLLVGHFLEESRKRVTPEALRALMAYDWPGNIRELENEIKKLVLLSGENEEIVLELLSGKISSPFASASTVAVAIPQGNGTGMSDEDVNFGDTYSLYDYLAFWEKKFIVKALREQRGIKKHAAATLNIPESTLRLKIKQYNIDLDRLDAIS, encoded by the coding sequence ATGAGTCTTTCCTCACAACAGTTTGTCATTGATAACCGCCTACTGGCAATCGAGGAGTTACTTCGTCAGCGTAAGTACCCCGCGGCACTCCGCGAGTGTGAAGCGCTCGATGAAGCGATTTTCGCGGACAGCGATCTTGAGACAGGGCTTTTGCTTTCGCTCAAGGCAGATTGTCAGTTTTCTGCCGCTTCCTATCGGACCGCGATCGAGTATGGTCTTCGCGGCGCCAAACTTCTGGCTGATTTCCCGGTCAACAAGAGATTCGGACGAGTCCAATTGGTTTTGTCCAAGTCCTATGCTGCGTTGGGTGATCTCAAGAACGCGGAAATGCGTGCTCGAGATGCTCTGGCGTCGTATCGTCGCGGTGGCGACCGGGAAGGTCAGATCGATGCCTTGAACGAGTTGGCCAGAACATCGTTCATTCGGTGCGATTTCCATGCGGCGAGTGATTTCCTGGCCGATGCGATCAACATGATCGTCGATAATCCCCGCAAGCTCGCACAGTTGACCGGTAACCTGGGTCGTATTCGACTCCTGCTTGGTCAGTGGGCGCTGGCGGAAACCGATCTGAATACCGCGCTGTCCTACAATCAGCGTCATAATGAAGAGATCTCCGAGGCGCTGAATCTTTTGTCTCTGGGGTATCTGCAACTGCGTCGCCGGGAGTTTGTCGCTTCCGCCCGCTTACTGGAGAAAGCGAATGCGTTGATCGTGCGCCTTGAACTGAAGCGCGAGCGCGTTATTTATCTCGAGTATGCCGGCGAACTGGCGCTCGAACGGGGCGACACGGTCCGGGCCAAGCATCTGTTGCAGGAAGCGTATCAGGCCGGACGACTGCTTGCTCCCGAATCATCGCTGGTCACGCAGTGCGCCCGTCGTTTGGCAGAGGCCGAACTGGCGCTGGACAATCTGGACGAAGCGATGAAGTATGCCCAGAAGGGGCTGGAGCTTTCGTTGCAATTGGGTGAAAAGGGTGAGGTTGCCATGACCCGCCTGGTGATCGCCCGGATATTTACCGCGCGTCAGGAGTTTGGCGATGCGGTTGAGCATGTGCGAGCGGCAGTTGAATTGGCGCGACAGGTGGGGGATCCTATGGATCTCGCGAAGAGCCTGTTGGTGTACGCCGAAGTGAAAATGGCCGCCGGCTCCGATGAGCATGAGATCATCCGCTCGTCGCTGGATGAAGCGGCGCGTATTTTCCGGAAACTCAAATTGGAATTCTGGCAAGCCGAGACGGATTTCCGTTCGGGGATGTTTGCCTGTCAGCGCGGCGATCTGTCGCGCGGTTTCCGCAAGATCAGCCGGGCAGAGAAGCTCTTTATGGCGCTGGACGACCGTCCCAAAGTGCGCGCGGTGAGCCAGTTCCTGCATTCATTGACCGACCAGGCAGTGGCGCTGGCGGTTTCCGAAGAGAACGAATTTAAAGTATTCGGTAATCTGATCAGCAAGCCGGAGATGCGGGATCTCAAGACGATCCAGATCGACGACGTGCTGAAAGCCCTGATCCGGAAGACCAATGCAAATCGGTCGCTGATCTTCTCACCGGATTTTGAGGGGACTCAGGTGGTGGCGTCCTGGCAGTTGGCCCCGATGCAGGTCAAGAAGTTTATCGACAGTTTCCAGCCGTTATTGGGTCAGGAGATCTCGCAATTGCGACCGACCCTGTTGCTGGATTGCCGTCGCGATCCGTATATCAATGGATTATTCCCGGATACGCCGGAAGCGATCGCCAGCGTGATCGTCGTGCCATTCACCATGGCCGACCAATGTACGCGCTATCTGTATATCGATAAACTGTCGGTCGACAATATGCTGAATCCGTTCAGCCAGGCGGAACTGAATTTTGCGGTCGGATTCACCGACCTGATCGCCTTCAAATCAGCCGAACTCCAGAAGATGAAGCTGATGGAGGACAACCGTCGACTCAAAGCGCAGTTGATGGAGAAGGCGGCGTTTCCGAATATCATCACGCAGAATTCGAAGATGCTCGAGATGCTGGCGCAGCTTCGCCAGGTGATCGACTCACCGATCTCGATCACGATCGAAGGGGAGACGGGGACCGGCAAGGATCTGGTCGCTCGAGCGATCCACTATAATTCGGTTCGTCGCAATAAGCGGTTCATTTCGGTGAACTGTGCGGCGCTCCCGGAGACGTTGCTTGAGTCCGAGCTGTTCGGCTACAAGCGCGGCGCATTCACCGGTGCGGATCGGGACAAGTCCGGATTATTCGAAGAGGCCGATGGCGGTACCTTCTTCCTGGACGAAGTAGCGGATATGCCGCTATCCATTCAGGCGAAAGTGCTCCGCGTGCTGGAATCGAAAGAATTGGTCAGGCTGGGAGAGACGGTGCCACGGACGGTGGATGTCCGGATCATATCCGCGACCAACAAAGAACTGAAAGACCAGATGGCCAAGGGGCTTTTCCGGCAGGATCTCTATTATCGTCTGTCGGCGTTGTCGTATCATCTTTCGCCGCTTCGTGAGCGGAGAGAAGATATTCCGCTGCTGGTCGGACATTTCCTGGAAGAGAGCCGCAAGCGGGTCACTCCGGAAGCGTTGCGCGCCCTGATGGCGTATGACTGGCCGGGGAATATTCGCGAACTGGAGAACGAGATCAAAAAGCTGGTCCTGTTGTCCGGGGAGAACGAAGAGATCGTGCTGGAACTGCTTTCCGGAAAGATCTCCAGTCCGTTTGCCTCAGCCTCGACGGTGGCAGTTGCCATTCCGCAGGGGAATGGGACGGGGATGTCTGATGAGGATGTGAATTTCGGCGACACCTATTCGCTGTACGACTACCTCGCGTTCTGGGAGAAGAAGTTCATTGTCAAGGCGTTGCGCGAACAGCGTGGGATCAAAAAGCACGCGGCCGCAACCCTGAATATACCTGAATCGACCTTGCGTCTGAAGATCAAGCAGTACAATATCGACCTCGATCGTCTCGACGCAATTTCCTGA
- a CDS encoding TonB-dependent receptor produces the protein MHGVAKRLLLGFVICVGVVAIMSASLFAASTGQIKGRLVDKETGEPVIGASVLVVGTKFGAMSDPDGRYMIARLDPGKYSLKISSVDYSTVDVTDVEVKSDFTTEVNQKLNKKVTDLDDVISVIATADPIQKYETSNISSITSATISKKPVQTVDALLKNVAGVQTTTSGQVFIRGGRAGEVAYIVDGVPIGDPLGGTGGAGANLSLVSGSIQEIQIIKDGFDPEYGNALSGIVKLTSQTGNKDNTRINMQFITDDLGTQDLNKYSRNYDYIRGSISGPDQFFTKKILPAFGLNFLADKEFTYYIYGETEMSNGIYQYDDYDTRITTREFGTTDFFGLFNIPYKSDNRYFWQANLKFRPRQNLNFILSYKYSKRRWTPFSWQYRYSSSTAPIAQDQWQSVSLEMSQEISKNMSYEAVFSFYEKNVRQQPGDPDNPGKGLNPDQFYLESEWESFTDRNGNGIYDAPEPLINLYPDSAVYGTDFSGPNYTRGDYPIEFNMQTGEAYFADFRFNDNGLADDLEGEPFVDLNNNGVWDQGDYLNDKNGNHVLDSERLKPINQREPETFIDGDSVRGEPYTDINGNGVYDNGVDGFIRSSDKTINQDLNYNGRHDGPENTSPFQWEPSIPYYDRNGNGIFDLPNGLYDPGEKFVDRNGNGEYDYGGTSNFLNPGSFDEDVVWHRRKTRTWRGEVKGFRQLGNHQLKAGFAMSKELFSYEEIEMSYLPFTGRVTDVNKDGIPDEPYPTRGIFRDFFSYEPITGTFYFRDNLEYGSMIANIGMRWDFFLQDTEALVPVVKGDDLGSGTILGDRQKISPRIGFSYPISDKAKVHFNYGHFFQLPEYRYMYARNTTSVDASDVVGNYNLDYQKTVQYSFGVKYAMNENYAIDFSGYFKDECDKINQQRVTLNRRTVNQYRNRDYGRSRGFELTLEKRGGGYVNGQLSYTYAFAYGKASQASENYLSDFALSREPLTEAALDNDIRHSIKSYVQFYIPNSVKPRLFGVPIPNGWALSIESIIESGRPFTPDSKYPNLDISSSEEIERNSLRYPTTAYFDIRFNKEFKFVGMDYSFILWVENIFDTRNADAVYTTTGRADTQQNISGNVFEGTSYDQNPGNWGYGRQVRVGLEMNL, from the coding sequence ATGCACGGCGTTGCTAAACGACTGCTTCTCGGTTTCGTAATCTGTGTCGGCGTGGTAGCGATCATGAGTGCATCGCTGTTTGCCGCTTCGACCGGTCAGATCAAAGGACGACTGGTCGACAAGGAGACCGGAGAGCCAGTCATTGGTGCATCGGTTCTGGTCGTCGGTACCAAGTTTGGTGCCATGTCGGATCCGGATGGCCGCTATATGATCGCCCGGCTTGATCCCGGTAAGTATAGCCTCAAGATCTCATCGGTTGATTACAGTACGGTTGACGTCACAGATGTCGAGGTCAAGTCGGACTTCACGACCGAAGTGAATCAGAAGCTGAACAAGAAAGTGACGGACCTGGATGATGTCATCTCGGTTATCGCCACCGCTGACCCGATCCAGAAGTACGAGACCTCAAACATCTCGTCGATCACTTCGGCCACGATTTCGAAGAAGCCGGTGCAAACGGTCGACGCCTTGTTGAAGAACGTTGCCGGTGTGCAGACCACGACCTCGGGTCAGGTTTTCATTCGCGGCGGTCGCGCTGGTGAAGTTGCGTATATCGTCGATGGTGTGCCGATCGGTGACCCGCTGGGCGGAACCGGTGGCGCTGGCGCGAACCTCTCGTTGGTGTCGGGTTCGATTCAGGAGATCCAGATCATTAAAGACGGATTTGACCCTGAATACGGAAACGCACTGTCCGGTATCGTCAAGCTGACCTCGCAGACGGGTAACAAAGACAACACCCGCATCAACATGCAGTTCATCACCGACGATCTGGGAACGCAGGACCTGAACAAGTATTCGCGTAACTACGATTATATTCGCGGTTCCATTTCCGGTCCGGACCAGTTCTTCACCAAGAAGATCCTCCCGGCGTTCGGCTTGAATTTCCTGGCCGACAAAGAGTTTACGTACTACATCTACGGCGAAACCGAGATGTCGAACGGCATCTATCAATATGATGATTACGATACCCGCATCACGACGCGTGAATTCGGGACGACTGACTTTTTCGGGCTGTTCAACATTCCATACAAGTCGGATAACCGGTATTTCTGGCAGGCGAACCTGAAGTTCCGTCCGCGTCAGAATCTGAACTTCATTCTCTCATATAAGTATTCGAAGCGTCGCTGGACGCCGTTTAGCTGGCAGTATCGCTACAGTTCATCGACCGCCCCGATCGCACAGGATCAGTGGCAGTCGGTCTCGCTGGAAATGTCCCAGGAGATCTCGAAGAATATGAGCTACGAAGCGGTCTTCTCATTCTATGAGAAGAATGTGCGCCAGCAGCCGGGTGACCCGGACAACCCGGGTAAGGGACTTAATCCTGATCAGTTCTACCTCGAGTCCGAGTGGGAATCATTCACCGATCGAAACGGCAACGGTATATATGACGCACCTGAGCCGCTGATCAACCTGTACCCTGACTCTGCCGTCTACGGCACCGACTTCTCCGGGCCGAACTATACTCGTGGTGATTACCCGATAGAGTTCAATATGCAGACGGGCGAAGCATATTTCGCGGATTTCCGCTTCAATGATAATGGATTGGCTGATGACCTCGAAGGCGAACCGTTTGTCGACCTGAATAACAATGGTGTTTGGGATCAGGGAGATTACCTGAACGACAAAAACGGTAACCATGTTCTTGATTCCGAACGGCTCAAACCGATCAACCAGCGCGAGCCGGAAACCTTTATCGATGGTGACTCGGTCCGCGGCGAACCGTATACCGACATTAATGGTAACGGCGTTTATGACAACGGTGTCGACGGATTTATCCGGTCCTCTGATAAGACCATCAACCAGGACCTCAATTATAATGGTCGTCACGACGGTCCCGAAAATACCTCCCCATTTCAGTGGGAGCCTTCGATCCCGTATTACGATCGCAACGGAAACGGGATATTCGATCTGCCCAACGGTCTGTATGACCCGGGAGAAAAGTTTGTCGATCGAAACGGGAATGGCGAGTACGATTACGGTGGTACCTCGAACTTCCTGAATCCGGGGAGTTTTGACGAGGATGTGGTCTGGCACCGTCGCAAAACGCGCACCTGGCGCGGCGAGGTGAAAGGGTTCCGCCAGTTGGGGAACCACCAGCTCAAGGCCGGCTTTGCAATGTCCAAAGAGCTCTTCTCGTATGAAGAGATCGAAATGTCCTACCTGCCGTTTACCGGTCGTGTGACCGATGTCAACAAGGATGGGATCCCGGACGAGCCATATCCGACGCGCGGTATCTTCCGCGACTTCTTCTCGTATGAGCCGATCACCGGAACGTTCTATTTCCGCGATAACCTCGAGTACGGCTCGATGATCGCGAACATCGGTATGCGCTGGGACTTCTTCCTTCAGGACACCGAGGCATTGGTGCCGGTGGTCAAGGGAGACGATCTTGGCTCGGGAACGATCCTGGGCGATCGCCAGAAGATCTCGCCGCGCATCGGTTTCTCGTACCCGATCTCGGACAAGGCCAAAGTCCACTTTAACTATGGACACTTCTTCCAGCTTCCTGAGTATCGCTACATGTACGCGCGAAACACGACCAGTGTTGACGCGAGTGACGTGGTTGGTAACTACAACCTGGATTACCAGAAGACGGTGCAGTATTCGTTCGGCGTGAAGTACGCAATGAACGAGAACTATGCGATCGACTTCTCCGGTTACTTCAAGGATGAGTGTGACAAGATCAACCAGCAGCGGGTGACGCTCAATCGGCGCACGGTGAACCAGTATCGCAACCGCGATTACGGTCGGAGCCGCGGTTTTGAGCTGACTCTGGAAAAGCGTGGTGGCGGATATGTGAACGGACAGCTCAGTTACACTTACGCCTTTGCGTACGGCAAAGCGTCGCAGGCTTCAGAGAACTACCTGTCCGATTTCGCGTTGTCGCGTGAGCCGCTGACCGAAGCCGCCCTGGACAACGACATCCGTCACTCGATCAAATCGTACGTCCAGTTCTACATTCCGAACAGCGTGAAGCCGCGCTTGTTTGGTGTGCCGATCCCGAACGGCTGGGCGTTGAGTATCGAGTCGATCATCGAATCAGGCAGACCGTTCACCCCGGATTCCAAGTATCCGAATTTGGATATCTCTTCGAGCGAAGAGATCGAGCGCAATTCGCTGCGCTATCCGACGACGGCCTATTTCGATATCCGGTTCAACAAGGAATTCAAATTCGTCGGTATGGACTATAGCTTCATTCTGTGGGTCGAGAACATATTCGACACGCGTAACGCTGATGCAGTTTACACGACCACGGGTCGTGCGGACACTCAACAGAACATCAGCGGCAACGTATTTGAAGGAACTTCTTACGATCAGAACCCGGGCAACTGGGGGTACGGTCGTCAGGTCCGCGTCGGTCTGGAGATGAACCTCTAA
- a CDS encoding PorV/PorQ family protein: MKRNEDNMATHTRRRTGWALGTIGLPVLAVVIALMLPSMAAAQAKVGTTGAQFLELGVSARAMGMAEAFSAVANDISAVYYNPAGLTALLGKEVMTTYISLPADVNYGFVGMGVPLEAVGGVVGIGLYGLSSGKMIERTYQQGTYEGTGREFSAQDMAISLGYGRYLTDRFSIGLNVKYVGEYFHDYTANGWSADVGTNYDTGFRGFKIAMVITNFGPDLKFIDKAYPLPINFRFGASINVLDNQNHLMTFAAEGSHPSDNLEKYNAGLEYTFNDRFILRAGSRFNYDEDGLTFGGGVRLPFGQERELRVDYAFQDYGILTEVHRFSMALSF; encoded by the coding sequence ATGAAGCGTAATGAGGATAATATGGCGACACACACACGCCGGCGCACCGGATGGGCGTTAGGAACGATCGGACTGCCGGTTCTGGCAGTGGTGATCGCCCTGATGTTGCCGTCAATGGCTGCGGCCCAGGCAAAAGTCGGCACCACCGGCGCCCAGTTCCTTGAGTTGGGTGTATCGGCGCGAGCCATGGGTATGGCCGAAGCATTTTCGGCGGTAGCCAATGACATCTCCGCCGTCTATTACAATCCGGCTGGTTTAACGGCCTTGCTCGGAAAAGAAGTGATGACCACGTACATTTCGCTCCCAGCCGATGTGAACTATGGATTCGTCGGGATGGGCGTACCGCTTGAGGCGGTGGGCGGCGTGGTCGGGATCGGTCTGTATGGACTGAGTTCCGGCAAGATGATCGAGCGGACTTACCAGCAGGGAACCTACGAAGGGACCGGCCGTGAGTTCTCCGCTCAGGACATGGCGATCTCGCTTGGCTACGGCCGCTATTTGACTGACCGATTCTCGATCGGTCTCAACGTCAAGTATGTGGGCGAGTATTTCCATGACTACACGGCGAACGGCTGGTCGGCAGATGTCGGAACCAACTACGATACGGGATTCCGCGGATTCAAGATCGCCATGGTGATCACCAATTTCGGACCCGATCTGAAGTTTATCGACAAAGCATATCCGCTTCCGATCAACTTCCGTTTTGGCGCCTCTATTAATGTTCTGGATAACCAGAACCACTTGATGACGTTTGCGGCCGAAGGCTCGCACCCGTCGGACAACCTCGAGAAATATAACGCCGGTTTAGAGTATACATTCAACGATCGATTCATCCTCCGCGCGGGCAGTCGCTTCAATTACGATGAAGACGGACTGACGTTCGGCGGCGGCGTACGTCTGCCGTTCGGCCAGGAGAGGGAACTGCGGGTCGATTACGCGTTCCAGGATTACGGAATTCTGACCGAGGTTCACCGGTTCAGCATGGCGCTGAGCTTCTGA